A single Lolium perenne isolate Kyuss_39 chromosome 6, Kyuss_2.0, whole genome shotgun sequence DNA region contains:
- the LOC127334670 gene encoding protein mago nashi homolog 2: MATVGGATNGAGGEDEFYLRYYVGHKGKFGHEFLEFEFRPDGKLRYANNSNYKNDTMIRKEVFVSPSILREARRIIQDSDIMKEDDSNWPEPDRVGRQELEIVMGNEHISFTTSKIGSLVDVQTSNDPEGLRIFYYLVQDLKCFVFSLINLHFKIKPIQS, translated from the exons ATGGCGACGGTGGGCGGCGCGACCAATGGAGCCGGCGGCGAGGACGAGTTCTACCTGCGGTACTACGTGGGGCACAAGGGGAAGTTCGGGCACGAGTTCCTCGAGTTTGAGTTCCGCCCCGACGGCAAGCTCCGCTACGCCAACAACTCCAACTACAAGAACGACACCATGATCCGCAAGGAGGTCTTCGTCTCCCCCTCCATCCTCCGCGAGGCCAGGAGGATCATCCAGGACTCAGAT ATCATGAAGGAGGACGACAGCAACTGGCCGGAGCCCGACCGTGTTGGAAGGCAGGAGCTCGAGATTGTCATGGGGAACGAGCACATCTCCTTCACCACCTCGAAGATTGGCTCCCTCGTCGACGTACAGACCAGCAATGATCCGGAGGGCCTGCGCATCTTCTACTACCTCGTGCAG gaTTTGAAGTGTTTTGTTTTTTCTCTTATCAACCTCCACTTTAAGATCAAGCCTATTCAATCTTGA
- the LOC127334669 gene encoding heat stress transcription factor A-3 yields the protein MDHDHTGTTNHPGTAASMDAALLLEPKFEMEPPLQQHHHLPSPRYLALNHQPPPPLSLAEPPRPLEALLQGPQLPPFLSKTYDLVTEPHLDGVISWGRAGNSFVVWDPSTFARDVLPHNFKHNNFSSFVRQLNTYGFRKVHADRWEFAHEGFLRGSKHLLKTIVRRRSSPTQQSSLQPGSSIFRKTQPTSSGESTLDPELHSLRTEKNALLQEVARLKKEHSQTIEHMNTLNQRLETAEGRQKQVVSFLAKLLQNPDFLRQLKKHRERREEIDSVRVRRKFLKHAPHGSTDSGDSSSPRTGESGLELPASSPAHLIAHDAIADLQNFLLEDTDLSDGMLPANFGIDGVQDTGAMVQGFDTPDELDLGTRADLLGLPPSSGTAHCQDPTIGRSKGKNVMCPGLDGTSTETDCLVSLPDNMGMVSRAMAGNLVDADGEQTWGVDAYLQSSGSGSGQQAYGTLASDPYLMEIANRPERFWELDFEALDDGDLHLDKCVIGDPALQQHRGNMKP from the exons ATGGACCACGACCACACCGGCACCACCAACCACCCAGGCACCGCCGCCTCCATGGACGCCGCGCTGCTGCTCGAGCCCAAGTTCGAGATGGAGCCGCCgctgcagcagcaccaccacctgcCGTCGCCCCGCTACCTCGCGCTGAAccaccagccgccgccgccgctctcgtTGGCGGAGCCGCCGCGCCCGCTGGAGGCGCTGCTGCAGGGCCCGCAGCTGCCGCCGTTCCTCTCCAAGACCTACGACCTCGTCACCGAGCCGCACCTCGACGGGGTCATCTCCTGGGGCCGCGCCGGCAACAGCTTCGTCGTCTGGGACCCATCCACCTTCGCGCGCGACGTGCTACCGCACAACTTCAAGCACAACAACTTCTCCAGCTTCGTCAGGCAGCTCAACACCTAT GGTTTTCGCAAGGTTCATGCTGACAGATGGGAGTTTGCCCATGAGGGATTTCTTCGGGGCAGCAAACATCTGCTCAAGACGATTGTCAGGCGCCGGTCCTCGCCAACGCAACAAAGCAGCCTTCAGCCTGGTTCATCTATTTTCAGGAAGACACAGCCTACTTCTTCCGGTGAATCCACTCTCGACCCTGAGCTCCACTCCCTGAGAACAGAGAAGAACGCACTGCTACAGGAGGTGGCCAGGCTGAAGAAGGAGCACAGCCAGACGATTGAGCATATGAACACACTGAACCAGAGGCTGGAAACAGCTGAGGGCCGGCAGAAGCAGGTGGTCTCCTTCTTGGCCAAGCTCCTCCAGAACCCAGATTTCCTGAGGCAACTGAAGAAGCACAGGGAGAGAAGGGAGGAGATCGACTCCGTCAGAGTGAGGAGGAAGTTCCTGAAGCATGCACCGCACGGCAGCACGGACTCCGGTGACTCCAGCTCGCCGCGTACCGGAGAGAGTGGTTTGGAGCTCCCTGCATCCTCCCCTGCACACCTAATTGCACATGACGCCATTGCAGATCTACAGAACTTTCTTCTGGAAGACACGGACCTCAGCGATGGTATGTTGCCAGCCAACTTTGGCATCGACGGAGTCCAAGACACCGGGGCTATGGTCCAGGGATTCGACACGCCAGATGAACTTGATCTAGGTACCAGGGCTGACCTGCTGGGACTGCCTCCATCTTCTGGTACCGCTCATTGCCAGGATCCTACAATTGGCAGGTCCAAGGGAAAGAATGTGATGTGTCCAGGATTGGATGGTACATCTACTGAAACAGATTGCCTCGTTTCGTTGCCGGACAACATGGGGATGGTTTCACGCGCCATGGCTGGCAACTTGGTCGATGCAGATGGTGAGCAAACTTGGGGCGTGGATGCTTATTTACAAAGTTCTGGCAGTGGCAGTGGTCAACAAGCCTATGGTACCCTTGCTAGTGATCCCTATCTGATGGAGATCGCCAACAGACCTGAGAGATTCTGGGAGCTCGATTTTGAAGCACTGGATGATGGAGACCTGCACCTGGACAAGTGTGTTATTGGCGACCCTGCTCTTCAGCAACACAGAGGAAACATGAAGCCGTAG